Proteins encoded in a region of the Streptomyces sp. NBC_00513 genome:
- a CDS encoding F0F1 ATP synthase subunit B, protein MNPLVQLAAEEAENPLIPPIPELVIGLIAFVIVFGFLAKKLLPNINKVLDERREAIEGGIEKAEAAQTEAQSVLEQYKAQLAEARHEAARLRQEALEQGTALKEELRAEGQRQREEIIAAGHAQIAADRKAASQALRQDVGKLATDLAGKLVGESLEDHARQSRTIDRFLGELEEKAEAAR, encoded by the coding sequence GTGAACCCTCTGGTTCAGCTCGCGGCCGAAGAGGCGGAAAACCCCCTCATCCCGCCGATCCCCGAGCTTGTCATCGGCCTGATCGCCTTTGTCATCGTCTTCGGTTTCCTCGCGAAGAAGCTCCTCCCGAACATCAACAAGGTTCTGGATGAGCGTCGCGAGGCCATCGAGGGTGGCATCGAGAAGGCCGAGGCAGCCCAGACCGAGGCTCAGAGCGTCCTCGAGCAGTACAAGGCTCAGCTCGCCGAAGCCCGGCACGAGGCCGCGCGCCTGCGCCAGGAAGCGCTGGAGCAGGGCACTGCGCTCAAGGAAGAACTGCGCGCAGAGGGCCAGCGGCAGCGTGAGGAGATCATCGCTGCCGGCCACGCCCAGATCGCGGCAGACCGCAAGGCCGCCTCGCAGGCACTGCGTCAGGACGTGGGCAAGCTCGCCACCGACCTGGCCGGAAAGCTCGTCGGCGAGTCCCTTGAGGACCACGCCCGGCAGAGCCGCACGATCGACCGTTTCCTCGGCGAGCTCGAGGAGAAGGCCGAGGCCGCCCGATGA
- a CDS encoding DUF2550 domain-containing protein, with protein MLLALLVSGLIVVLLAIGLFVFGLRRRLIQRSGGTFDCSLRWGGVAEGPDVSGKGWVYGVARYSGDRIEWFRVFSYSPRPRRLLERSSIEVLARRAPEGEEELALLSDAVVLGCSHRGTRLELAMSDDALTGFLAWLEAAPPGQRVNVA; from the coding sequence ATGCTCCTCGCTCTGCTTGTGAGCGGCCTGATCGTGGTCTTGTTGGCGATCGGGCTCTTTGTCTTCGGGCTGCGCCGGAGACTGATCCAGCGGTCCGGGGGGACCTTCGACTGCAGCCTGCGGTGGGGCGGTGTGGCCGAGGGGCCCGACGTCTCCGGCAAGGGATGGGTGTACGGGGTCGCCCGCTACAGCGGTGACCGGATCGAATGGTTCCGGGTCTTCAGCTACTCCCCGCGCCCGCGCCGGCTGCTGGAGCGTTCCTCCATCGAGGTCCTCGCCCGCCGCGCGCCCGAGGGCGAGGAGGAGCTGGCGCTGCTGTCGGACGCCGTCGTGCTCGGCTGTTCCCACCGGGGGACGCGCCTGGAGCTGGCGATGAGCGACGACGCGCTGACCGGTTTCCTGGCCTGGCTGGAGGCGGCGCCTCCCGGCCAGCGGGTGAACGTGGCCTGA
- a CDS encoding ATP synthase subunit C has translation MSALQTLAAGVEIKGNLGSIGYGLAAIGPGVGVGIIFGNGTQALARQPEAAGLIRANQILGFAFCEALALIGLVMPFVYPTS, from the coding sequence ATGTCCGCTCTCCAGACCCTCGCTGCTGGCGTCGAAATCAAGGGCAACCTCGGCTCCATCGGTTACGGCCTCGCGGCCATCGGCCCCGGCGTCGGCGTCGGCATCATCTTCGGTAACGGCACCCAGGCGCTGGCCCGCCAGCCCGAGGCCGCCGGCCTGATCCGCGCCAACCAGATCCTCGGCTTCGCCTTCTGTGAGGCGCTCGCCCTCATCGGTCTGGTCATGCCGTTCGTCTACCCGACCTCCTGA
- the atpA gene encoding F0F1 ATP synthase subunit alpha: protein MAELTIRPEEIRDALENFVQSYQPDAASREEVGTVSVAGDGIAKVEGLPSAMANELLKFEDGTLGLALNLEEREIGAVVLGEFSGIEEGQPVQRTGEVLSVGVGEGYLGRVVDPLGNPIDGLGEIATEGRRALELQAPGVMVRKSVHEPMQTGYKAIDAMVPIGRGQRQLIIGDRQTGKTALAVDTIINQRDNWRSGDVNKQVRCIYVAIGQKGSTIASVRGALEDAGALEYTTIVAAPASDPAGFKYLAPYTGSAIGQHWMYAGKHVLIIFDDLSKQADAYRAVSLLLRRPPGREAYPGDVFYLHSRLLERCAKLSDDMGAGSMTGLPIVETKANDVSAFIPTNVISITDGQCFLESDLFNAGQRPALNVGISVSRVGGSAQHKAMKQVSGRLRLDLAQYRELEAFAAFGSDLDAASKSSLERGKRLVELLKQGQYQPMPVEEQVVSVWAGTTGKMDEVPVNDIRRFESELLEHLRRERKDLLTSIAEGGKMSDDTLTSIADAIAAFKQQFETSDGKLLGEDAPAVNVSK from the coding sequence ATGGCGGAGCTCACGATCCGGCCGGAGGAGATCCGGGACGCACTGGAGAACTTCGTCCAGTCGTACCAGCCGGACGCGGCCTCGCGCGAGGAGGTCGGAACGGTCAGCGTTGCCGGCGACGGCATCGCGAAGGTGGAGGGCCTGCCCTCCGCCATGGCGAACGAGCTGCTGAAGTTCGAGGATGGCACCCTCGGTCTCGCCCTCAACCTCGAGGAGCGCGAGATCGGTGCGGTCGTCCTCGGCGAGTTCAGTGGCATCGAGGAGGGCCAGCCGGTGCAGCGCACCGGTGAGGTTCTCTCCGTAGGTGTCGGCGAGGGCTACCTCGGCCGCGTTGTCGACCCGCTCGGCAACCCGATCGACGGCCTCGGCGAGATCGCGACCGAAGGCCGCCGCGCCCTCGAGCTGCAGGCCCCGGGCGTCATGGTCCGCAAGTCGGTCCACGAGCCCATGCAGACCGGCTACAAGGCCATCGACGCGATGGTGCCGATCGGCCGCGGCCAGCGTCAGCTGATCATCGGCGACCGTCAGACCGGCAAGACCGCTCTGGCCGTCGACACGATCATCAACCAGCGCGACAACTGGCGCTCGGGCGACGTGAACAAGCAGGTTCGCTGCATCTACGTCGCCATCGGCCAGAAGGGCTCGACCATCGCGTCCGTTCGCGGCGCCCTGGAAGACGCCGGTGCGCTGGAGTACACGACGATCGTCGCCGCCCCGGCGTCCGACCCGGCCGGCTTCAAGTACCTGGCGCCGTACACCGGTTCCGCCATCGGCCAGCACTGGATGTACGCCGGCAAGCACGTCCTGATCATCTTCGACGACCTGTCGAAGCAGGCCGACGCCTACCGCGCCGTGTCGCTGCTGCTGCGCCGCCCGCCGGGCCGCGAGGCCTACCCGGGTGACGTCTTCTACTTGCACTCCCGTCTGCTGGAGCGCTGTGCGAAGCTCTCCGACGACATGGGTGCCGGTTCGATGACCGGTCTGCCGATCGTCGAGACCAAGGCGAACGACGTGTCGGCGTTCATCCCGACCAACGTCATCTCCATCACCGACGGCCAGTGCTTCCTGGAGTCCGACCTGTTCAACGCGGGCCAGCGCCCGGCGCTGAACGTCGGTATCTCGGTCTCCCGCGTCGGTGGCTCCGCCCAGCACAAGGCGATGAAGCAGGTCTCCGGCCGTCTGCGCCTGGACCTCGCCCAGTACCGCGAGCTGGAGGCGTTCGCCGCCTTCGGTTCCGACCTGGACGCCGCTTCGAAGTCCTCGCTGGAGCGCGGCAAGCGCCTGGTCGAGCTGCTGAAGCAGGGCCAGTACCAGCCCATGCCCGTCGAGGAGCAGGTCGTCTCCGTCTGGGCCGGTACCACCGGCAAGATGGACGAGGTCCCGGTCAACGACATCCGTCGCTTCGAGTCGGAGCTGCTGGAGCACCTGCGCCGCGAGCGCAAGGACCTCCTCACCTCCATCGCCGAGGGCGGCAAGATGTCGGACGACACCCTGACGTCGATCGCCGACGCCATCGCCGCCTTCAAGCAGCAGTTCGAGACCTCGGACGGCAAGCTTCTGGGCGAGGACGCGCCGGCCGTCAACGTCTCCAAGTGA
- a CDS encoding glycoside hydrolase family 18 chitinase, which produces MSESAPRLRRTYGGAPLSTAPPRRVRLLRRLAATAVALALPVAGLVGLAGTAQAAGSATATYTKASDWGSGFEGKWTVKNTGTTAINSWTVEWDYPTGTRVTSAWDATVTSSGNHWTAKNVGWNGALSPGASVTFGFNGTGPGAPSGCKINGGSCDGGTTPTDNPPSAPGTPTATGVTETSLTLNWAAATDDKGIKNYDVYRGSGKVATVTGTSYADSGLTKGTTYAYTVTARDTADQTGPSSGSLSVTTPGGGTGPGPDPGDGTRVKLGYFTNWGVYQRNYHVKNLVTSGSAAKITHINYAFGNVQGGKCTIGDAYADYDKAYTADQSVDGVADTWDQPLRGNFNQLRKLKAKYPNIKILWSFGGWTWSGGFGQAAANPAAFAQSCHDLVEDPRWADVFDGIDLDWEYPNACGLTCDTSGAASLKNLMQAVRGKFGANNLVTAAISADGSNGGKLDAADYAGAAQYVDFYNVMTYDFFGAWAAQGPTAPHSPLTAYSGIPQDGFNSEAAITKLKGKGIAGSKLNLGIGFYGRGWTGVTQATPGGTATGPAPGAYEPGIEDYKVLKASCPSTGTIAGTAYAKCGSNWWSYDTPATVASKMTWTKQQGLRGAFFWEFSGDTTNGELANAIHTGLQ; this is translated from the coding sequence ATGTCGGAGTCGGCCCCACGACTTCGACGGACCTACGGAGGAGCACCCTTGAGCACAGCACCCCCACGACGCGTACGACTGCTCAGAAGGCTGGCCGCGACCGCGGTCGCCCTGGCCCTGCCCGTCGCCGGCCTCGTCGGCCTGGCAGGCACCGCACAGGCCGCCGGCTCCGCCACCGCGACCTACACCAAGGCCTCCGACTGGGGCTCCGGTTTCGAGGGCAAGTGGACGGTGAAGAACACCGGCACCACCGCCATCAACAGCTGGACCGTGGAGTGGGACTACCCGACCGGCACCAGGGTCACCTCGGCCTGGGACGCCACCGTCACCAGTTCGGGCAACCACTGGACCGCCAAGAACGTCGGCTGGAACGGCGCCCTCTCCCCCGGCGCCAGCGTCACCTTCGGCTTCAACGGCACCGGCCCGGGCGCCCCCTCCGGCTGCAAGATCAACGGCGGCTCCTGCGACGGCGGCACCACCCCCACCGACAACCCGCCGTCCGCCCCCGGCACCCCCACCGCGACCGGGGTCACCGAGACCTCGCTCACCCTGAACTGGGCGGCGGCCACCGACGACAAGGGGATCAAGAACTACGACGTCTACCGCGGCAGCGGCAAGGTCGCCACGGTGACCGGCACCAGCTACGCCGACAGCGGCCTGACCAAGGGCACGACGTACGCCTACACGGTCACCGCCCGCGACACCGCCGACCAGACCGGCCCCTCCTCCGGCTCCCTCTCGGTGACCACCCCGGGCGGCGGCACGGGCCCCGGCCCCGACCCCGGTGACGGCACCAGGGTCAAGCTCGGCTACTTCACGAACTGGGGCGTCTACCAGCGCAACTACCACGTGAAGAACCTGGTCACCTCCGGCTCCGCCGCGAAGATCACGCACATCAACTACGCCTTCGGCAACGTCCAGGGCGGCAAGTGCACCATCGGCGACGCGTACGCCGACTACGACAAGGCCTACACCGCCGACCAGAGCGTCGACGGCGTCGCCGACACCTGGGACCAGCCGTTGCGCGGCAACTTCAACCAGCTGCGCAAGCTCAAGGCGAAGTACCCGAACATCAAGATCCTCTGGTCGTTCGGCGGCTGGACCTGGTCCGGCGGCTTCGGCCAGGCCGCCGCGAACCCGGCCGCCTTCGCCCAGTCCTGCCACGACCTGGTCGAGGACCCGCGGTGGGCCGACGTCTTCGACGGCATCGACCTCGACTGGGAGTACCCGAACGCCTGCGGCCTGACCTGCGACACCAGCGGCGCGGCCTCCCTGAAGAACCTGATGCAGGCCGTCCGCGGCAAGTTCGGCGCGAACAACCTGGTCACCGCCGCGATCTCCGCCGACGGCTCCAACGGCGGCAAGCTCGACGCGGCCGACTACGCGGGCGCCGCCCAGTACGTCGACTTCTACAACGTCATGACGTACGACTTCTTCGGCGCCTGGGCGGCGCAGGGCCCGACGGCCCCGCACTCCCCGCTCACCGCCTACTCCGGCATCCCGCAGGACGGCTTCAACTCCGAGGCCGCGATCACCAAGCTCAAGGGCAAGGGCATCGCCGGCTCCAAGCTCAACCTCGGCATCGGCTTCTACGGCCGCGGCTGGACCGGCGTCACCCAGGCCACCCCGGGCGGCACGGCCACCGGGCCCGCCCCGGGCGCGTACGAGCCCGGCATCGAGGACTACAAGGTCCTCAAGGCGAGCTGCCCGTCCACCGGCACCATCGCCGGCACCGCCTACGCCAAGTGCGGAAGCAACTGGTGGAGCTACGACACCCCCGCCACCGTCGCCTCGAAGATGACCTGGACCAAGCAGCAGGGACTGCGCGGAGCCTTCTTCTGGGAGTTCAGCGGCGACACCACCAACGGTGAGCTCGCCAACGCGATCCACACCGGTCTGCAGTAG
- a CDS encoding F0F1 ATP synthase subunit delta, which yields MNGASREALASARERLDALMDNTSVDATKLAGELAAVTALLDREVSLRRVITDPAQPGEAKAELVGRLLADQVGGETLDLVSGMARSRWSQSRDLVDSLEALAATADLTAAQQANGLDNVEDELFRFGRIVASNTGLRSALTDRAATAAAKSELLRSLLGGKANAVTERLVTRLVTHPRGRSLEAGLDSLSTLAAERRNRMVAIVTTAVPLSDAQKQRLGAVLAKLYGRQMHLNLDVDPTVLGGIVVRVGDEVIDGTIADRLSEATRRMAG from the coding sequence ATGAACGGAGCGAGCCGCGAGGCACTGGCCTCAGCGCGTGAGCGTCTCGACGCGCTGATGGACAACACGTCCGTCGACGCGACGAAGCTCGCCGGTGAGCTGGCTGCCGTCACCGCGCTGCTCGACCGTGAGGTCTCGCTGCGTCGGGTCATCACGGACCCGGCGCAGCCCGGCGAGGCCAAGGCCGAGCTCGTGGGTCGCCTGCTGGCCGACCAGGTCGGCGGGGAAACCCTCGACCTGGTGTCCGGCATGGCGCGCTCCCGCTGGTCGCAGTCCCGCGACCTGGTGGACTCGCTCGAGGCACTGGCGGCCACTGCCGACCTCACCGCGGCCCAGCAGGCGAACGGGCTCGACAACGTCGAGGACGAGCTGTTCCGGTTCGGCCGGATCGTCGCCTCGAACACCGGGCTGCGCTCCGCGCTGACCGATCGGGCGGCCACCGCCGCCGCCAAGAGCGAGCTGCTGCGCAGCCTGCTCGGCGGCAAGGCGAACGCGGTCACCGAACGACTGGTGACCCGACTCGTCACGCACCCGCGTGGACGTAGCCTGGAAGCGGGACTCGACTCCCTTTCCACGCTCGCCGCCGAGCGCCGCAACCGCATGGTCGCCATCGTGACCACCGCGGTTCCGCTCAGCGACGCGCAGAAGCAGCGTCTCGGCGCGGTGCTGGCCAAGCTGTACGGCCGCCAGATGCACCTCAACCTCGACGTGGACCCCACGGTCCTCGGCGGGATCGTGGTGCGGGTCGGCGACGAGGTCATCGACGGCACCATCGCGGACCGCCTCTCCGAGGCGACCCGCCGCATGGCCGGCTGA
- a CDS encoding MraY family glycosyltransferase: MGQPVREYLLTLCVTVAVTYLLTGPVRKFAIAAGAMPEVRARDVHREPTPRLGGIAMFGGLCAGLLVADHLQNLNAVFTASNEPRALLSGAALIWLVGVLDDKFEIDALIKLGAQMIAAGVMVIQGLTILWIPVPFIGTVALTQWQGNLLTVALVVLTINAVNFVDGLDGLAAGMVCITTGAFFLYAYRIWFGYGIEAAAPATLFAAILMGMCLGFLPHNMHPARIFMGDSGSMLIGLVLAASAISITGQVDPDTMALFAGGERNATHAMLPVFIPLVLPLTIIAIPMADLVLAVVRRTWKGQSPFAADRGHLHHRLLELGHSHSRAVLIMYFWSGLIAFGAVAYSVHSTSMWIVLAIAALSALGLVLLLLPRFTPRAPRWAEGLVPPRYRHAERAAEAAAEAAAQDATGTEPEPARPIAAGVSGVNGATAIGPRSRLPDRRKAGSAR, encoded by the coding sequence CTGGGGCAGCCCGTGCGTGAATATCTGCTGACGCTGTGCGTCACGGTCGCGGTGACCTACCTGCTGACCGGGCCCGTGCGGAAGTTCGCTATCGCGGCCGGGGCCATGCCGGAGGTGCGCGCGCGTGACGTGCACCGAGAACCGACGCCGAGGCTCGGCGGCATCGCGATGTTCGGCGGTCTGTGCGCCGGCCTCCTGGTCGCCGACCACCTGCAGAACCTCAACGCGGTGTTCACCGCCTCGAACGAACCGCGGGCGCTGCTCTCCGGAGCGGCGCTGATCTGGCTGGTGGGCGTCCTCGACGACAAGTTCGAGATCGACGCCCTGATCAAGCTCGGCGCCCAGATGATCGCCGCGGGCGTGATGGTCATCCAGGGTCTGACGATCCTGTGGATCCCGGTTCCCTTCATCGGAACCGTCGCGCTCACCCAGTGGCAGGGCAACCTGCTGACCGTCGCCCTGGTCGTGCTCACCATCAACGCCGTGAACTTCGTGGACGGACTCGACGGGCTCGCGGCCGGCATGGTCTGCATCACGACCGGCGCCTTCTTCCTCTACGCGTACCGGATCTGGTTCGGCTACGGCATCGAGGCGGCGGCCCCCGCCACCCTCTTCGCCGCGATCCTGATGGGCATGTGCCTCGGCTTCCTGCCGCACAACATGCACCCGGCCCGCATCTTCATGGGCGACTCCGGCTCGATGCTGATCGGCCTGGTGCTGGCCGCCTCGGCGATCTCGATCACCGGGCAGGTGGACCCCGACACCATGGCGCTGTTCGCGGGTGGTGAGCGCAACGCGACCCACGCGATGCTGCCGGTCTTCATCCCGCTGGTCCTGCCGCTGACGATCATCGCGATCCCGATGGCCGACCTGGTGCTGGCCGTCGTCCGGCGCACCTGGAAGGGCCAGTCGCCGTTCGCGGCGGACCGCGGCCACCTGCACCACCGACTGCTGGAACTGGGGCACTCGCACAGCCGCGCGGTGCTCATCATGTACTTCTGGTCCGGCCTGATCGCCTTCGGCGCGGTGGCCTATTCCGTGCACTCCACCTCGATGTGGATCGTGCTCGCCATCGCGGCGCTGAGCGCGCTGGGCCTCGTCCTCCTGCTGCTGCCGCGGTTCACCCCGCGCGCGCCGAGGTGGGCGGAGGGCCTCGTACCGCCGCGGTACCGGCACGCGGAGCGGGCCGCGGAGGCGGCGGCCGAGGCGGCCGCGCAGGACGCGACGGGCACGGAGCCGGAGCCGGCCCGCCCGATCGCGGCCGGGGTGTCCGGCGTCAACGGCGCGACTGCGATTGGCCCCCGTTCTCGCCTCCCCGACCGGCGTAAGGCCGGTTCCGCGCGCTGA
- the atpB gene encoding F0F1 ATP synthase subunit A: MSADPTQVLAFETDCHIFDGCGFPAPGLHSFLFEPIFGDIDGTVYFNKTMLLALLGSIIIVGFFWAAFRKPKLVPGKLQMVAEAGYDFVRRGIVYETLGKKEGEKYVPFMVATFFFVWMLNLWSIVPLAQFPVTAVIAYPAGLALVIYFMWMSVTFKRHGFVGGLKNLTGYDKSLGGILPLVMLIEFFSNVIVRPFTHAVRLFANMFAGHTLLLLFTIASWYLLNGIGIAYAGVSFVMVIVMTAFELFIQAVQAYVFVLLACSFIQGAVAEHH; the protein is encoded by the coding sequence GTGAGTGCTGACCCGACGCAGGTGCTCGCCTTCGAGACCGATTGCCACATCTTCGACGGCTGTGGCTTCCCGGCTCCTGGCCTGCACTCGTTCCTGTTCGAGCCGATCTTCGGCGACATCGACGGCACCGTCTACTTCAACAAGACGATGCTGTTGGCCCTGCTCGGGTCGATCATCATCGTCGGATTCTTCTGGGCCGCCTTCCGCAAGCCGAAGCTGGTTCCCGGAAAGCTCCAGATGGTCGCCGAAGCCGGATACGACTTCGTGCGCCGCGGGATCGTCTACGAGACGCTCGGCAAGAAGGAAGGCGAGAAGTACGTCCCCTTCATGGTCGCGACGTTCTTCTTCGTCTGGATGCTGAACCTCTGGTCGATCGTCCCGCTCGCGCAGTTCCCGGTGACCGCGGTCATCGCGTACCCGGCGGGTCTCGCCCTGGTCATCTACTTCATGTGGATGTCGGTCACCTTCAAGCGCCACGGCTTCGTCGGCGGTCTGAAGAACCTCACGGGCTACGACAAGTCGCTCGGCGGGATCCTGCCGCTGGTCATGCTCATCGAGTTCTTCTCGAACGTGATCGTCCGACCGTTCACGCACGCGGTCCGTCTCTTCGCGAACATGTTCGCCGGCCACACCCTGCTGCTGCTCTTCACGATCGCCAGCTGGTACCTGCTGAACGGCATCGGTATCGCCTACGCGGGTGTGTCGTTCGTGATGGTCATCGTGATGACCGCGTTCGAGCTCTTCATCCAGGCTGTCCAGGCCTACGTCTTCGTACTGCTGGCCTGCAGCTTCATTCAGGGCGCCGTCGCCGAGCACCACTGA
- the atpD gene encoding F0F1 ATP synthase subunit beta, whose translation MTTTVETAAATGRVARVIGPVVDVEFPVDAMPEIYNALKVQVADPAEDGALKTLTLEVAQHLGDGLVRTISMQPTDGLVRQAPVTDTGEGITVPVGDFTKGKVFNTLGEVLNYPEENANVTERWPIHRKAPRFDELESKTEMFETGVKVIDLLTPYVKGGKIGLFGGAGVGKTVLIQEMIYRVANNHDGVSVFAGVGERTREGNDLIEEMADSGVIDKTALVFGQMDEPPGTRLRVALAGLTMAEYFRDVQKQDVLFFIDNIFRYTQAGSEVSTLLGRMPSAVGYQPNLADEMGLLQERITSTRGHSITSMQAIYVPADDLTDPAPATTFAHLDATTVLSRPISEKGIYPAVDPLDSTSRILDPRYIAADHYATAMRVKGILQKYKDLQDIIAILGIDELGEEDKLVVHRARRVERFLSQNTHVAKQFTGVDGSDVPLEESIVAFNAICDGDYDHFPEQAFFLCGGIEDLKANAKELGVS comes from the coding sequence ATGACGACCACTGTTGAGACGGCCGCCGCCACGGGCCGCGTCGCCCGGGTCATCGGCCCGGTCGTCGACGTGGAGTTCCCCGTCGACGCCATGCCCGAGATCTACAACGCGCTGAAGGTCCAGGTCGCAGACCCGGCCGAGGACGGCGCGCTCAAGACGCTGACCCTGGAAGTCGCCCAGCACCTGGGTGACGGCCTGGTCCGCACCATCTCCATGCAGCCCACCGACGGTCTGGTCCGCCAGGCCCCGGTGACCGACACGGGCGAGGGCATCACCGTCCCCGTCGGTGACTTCACCAAGGGCAAGGTGTTCAACACCCTCGGTGAGGTGCTGAACTACCCGGAGGAGAACGCCAACGTCACCGAGCGTTGGCCCATCCACCGCAAGGCGCCCCGCTTCGACGAGCTCGAGTCGAAGACCGAGATGTTCGAGACCGGCGTCAAGGTCATCGACCTTCTCACCCCGTACGTCAAGGGTGGAAAGATCGGTCTGTTCGGTGGTGCCGGTGTCGGCAAGACCGTTCTGATCCAGGAAATGATCTACCGCGTCGCCAACAACCACGACGGTGTGTCGGTCTTCGCGGGCGTCGGTGAGCGTACCCGTGAGGGCAACGACCTCATCGAGGAAATGGCCGACTCGGGCGTCATCGACAAGACGGCGCTTGTCTTCGGTCAGATGGACGAGCCCCCGGGCACCCGTCTGCGCGTCGCCCTGGCCGGTCTGACCATGGCGGAGTACTTCCGCGATGTGCAGAAGCAGGACGTGCTGTTCTTCATCGACAACATCTTCCGGTACACCCAGGCGGGTTCCGAGGTGTCGACCCTGCTCGGCCGCATGCCCTCCGCGGTGGGTTACCAGCCGAACCTGGCCGACGAGATGGGTCTCCTCCAGGAGCGCATCACCTCGACCCGTGGTCACTCGATCACCTCGATGCAGGCGATCTACGTCCCCGCGGACGACCTGACCGACCCGGCGCCGGCGACCACCTTCGCCCACCTCGACGCGACGACGGTTCTTTCCCGTCCGATCTCCGAGAAGGGCATCTACCCGGCCGTGGACCCGCTGGACTCGACGTCCCGCATCCTCGACCCGCGGTACATCGCGGCGGACCACTACGCCACGGCGATGCGCGTCAAGGGGATCCTCCAGAAGTACAAGGACCTCCAGGACATCATCGCGATCCTCGGTATCGACGAGCTGGGCGAGGAGGACAAGCTCGTTGTCCACCGTGCCCGTCGCGTCGAGCGCTTCCTGTCGCAGAACACCCACGTGGCGAAGCAGTTCACCGGCGTGGACGGTTCGGACGTTCCGCTGGAGGAGTCGATCGTGGCGTTCAACGCGATCTGCGACGGCGATTACGACCACTTCCCCGAGCAGGCGTTCTTCCTGTGCGGTGGCATCGAGGACCTGAAGGCCAACGCCAAGGAGCTGGGCGTCTCCTGA
- a CDS encoding F0F1 ATP synthase subunit gamma, with protein sequence MGAQLRVYKRRIRAVTATKKITKAMEMIAASRIVKAQRKVAASMPYATELTRAVTAVATGSNTKHALTTEVEAPVRAAVLLITSDRGLAGGYSSNAIKQAERLSERLRGEGKEVDTFIVGRKGLAYFGFRERKVAESWTGFTDSPAYADAKRVAEPLIEAIQKETAEGGVDELHIVYTEFVSMMTQNAVDGRMLPLSLDKAEEESGAKGEILPLFDFEPSAEDVLDALLPRYVESRIYNALLQSAASEHAARRRAMKSATDNAGDLIKSLSRLANAARQAEITQEISEIVGGASAMADATAGSDK encoded by the coding sequence ATGGGAGCGCAGCTCCGGGTCTACAAGCGTCGCATCCGTGCCGTCACGGCGACCAAGAAGATCACCAAGGCGATGGAGATGATCGCCGCCTCGCGCATCGTCAAGGCGCAGCGCAAGGTGGCGGCATCGATGCCGTACGCGACCGAGCTCACCCGTGCGGTGACCGCGGTGGCGACCGGCTCGAACACCAAGCACGCCCTGACCACCGAGGTCGAGGCGCCGGTGCGCGCCGCGGTCCTGCTCATCACGAGCGACCGCGGTCTGGCCGGCGGCTACTCCTCGAATGCCATCAAGCAGGCGGAGCGGCTCAGCGAGCGGCTGCGCGGCGAGGGCAAGGAGGTCGACACGTTCATCGTCGGCCGTAAGGGTCTGGCCTACTTCGGTTTCCGCGAGCGCAAGGTCGCGGAGTCGTGGACCGGCTTCACCGACAGCCCGGCCTACGCCGACGCCAAGCGCGTCGCGGAGCCGCTGATCGAGGCCATCCAGAAGGAAACGGCCGAGGGCGGCGTCGACGAGCTGCACATCGTCTACACGGAATTCGTGTCGATGATGACGCAGAACGCGGTCGACGGCCGGATGCTGCCGCTCAGCCTCGACAAGGCCGAAGAAGAGTCCGGCGCGAAGGGCGAGATCCTTCCGCTGTTCGACTTCGAGCCGTCGGCGGAGGACGTCCTCGACGCCCTGCTGCCGCGCTACGTCGAGAGCCGTATCTACAACGCACTGCTGCAGTCGGCCGCTTCCGAGCACGCCGCCCGCCGCCGCGCGATGAAGTCGGCGACCGACAACGCCGGAGACCTCATCAAGAGCCTCTCCCGGCTTGCCAACGCGGCCCGCCAGGCCGAAATCACCCAGGAAATCAGCGAGATCGTCGGTGGCGCGAGCGCCATGGCTGACGCGACCGCGGGGAGTGACAAGTAA
- a CDS encoding F0F1 ATP synthase subunit epsilon — translation MAAELHVELVAADRNVWSGEATLVVARTTSGDIGVMPGHQPLLGVLESGPVTIRTSEGGTVVAAVHGGFISFADNKLSLLAEIAELADEIDVQRAERALDRAKSEADAAAERRADVRLRAVTGH, via the coding sequence TTGGCTGCTGAGCTGCACGTCGAGCTGGTCGCGGCGGACCGCAATGTCTGGTCCGGCGAGGCCACCCTTGTTGTCGCCCGCACCACGTCCGGCGACATCGGCGTCATGCCCGGTCACCAGCCGCTTCTCGGTGTGCTGGAATCGGGCCCTGTGACCATCCGCACCAGCGAGGGCGGCACTGTCGTCGCCGCGGTGCACGGCGGATTCATCTCGTTCGCGGACAACAAGTTGTCGCTGCTGGCCGAGATCGCCGAGCTCGCGGACGAGATTGACGTCCAGCGGGCGGAGCGGGCACTGGATCGCGCGAAGTCGGAGGCCGACGCGGCCGCCGAGCGTCGCGCGGATGTCCGACTGCGCGCGGTAACGGGGCACTGA